From the genome of Diabrotica virgifera virgifera chromosome 8, PGI_DIABVI_V3a:
TAGTGAAATACGCAGCGGGTTCGAAAATCTCAATAGCGatgcatttttttctattttttgatttttttcgttCTATTTTCAAAGAGAGTGAATTTTAGTATAGCAAGTTGTTATTGAGATATTTGCTTCGAATTACATTTTTTGCATCGAAATTTTACAACATATTTCTATTAAAGAGCCTCCTATTagatatgttttttgtctttttgtttgttttctgCAGCAGGTTCGAAAATCACACTAGCAATGCATTTTTTTCTCGATTTTTTCGAAGAAACTTAGAATAAAAAAGAGGGCaagtgattttgttttttttttaaccatACATATAATATAGTGAAATACTTAAGCAGCGGGTTCGAAAATCGCACTAGCGatgcattttttttctatttttcgatttttttcgttCTATTTTCAAAGAGAGTTAATTTTAGTATAGCAAGTTTTTATTGAGAGTTTTGCTCCGAATTACATTTTTTgaatcgaaattttacaacatATTTCTATTAGAGAGCCTCCTCTTagatatgttttttgtctttttttgtgttttctacaGCGGGGTCGAAAATCGCACTAGCAATGCATTTTTTTTCTCGATTTTTTCGAAGAGAGTGAATTTTACtatagcaagttgttattgttttaGGTGGATTTAGCAAAAATAAGCAGGGTTTAAATACTTAAGCAGCAGGTTCGAAAATCGTAATAGCAATgcatttttgtttctatttttcgATTTTAGTATAGCAAGTTGTTATTGAGAGTTTTGCtttgaattacattttttgcATCGAAATTTTACAACATATTTCTATTAGAGAGCCTCCTATTagatatgttttttgtctttttttgtgttttctacaGCGGTTTCGAAAATCGCACtagcaatatattttttttattttttcgaagagagtgaattttagtatagcaaattgttattgttttaggtGGATTTAGCAACAAATAAGCAAGGTTTCATCCATTGTAGTGGAAACGAAGATCCAGCAGCCAAATTCAAAATCGTTGAAACTTAGAATAAAAAAGAGGGTAAgtgattttgttttttataagccaTACAATATATTATTGAAATGATTAAGGAAATAGTTAAGCAGTCGGATAATCTATTATTAACTATTAAAAGACTtcgtaaaataatttttgataaatttactCAAAATGATGCTAAAGTGTGGTTAAAGCGATTAAATGCACATATTTGCAAatgtaataatttaattaaagctAAAAACTTACCTGTAGGAACTGCTAGAAAATTACAATCAAACGTaggacattttaaacattttcgaagaataattttaaattttaatagacATGTTGGTCTAGGACTTAATTCAAAATTACGTAATAGAGTAAAATGGGAAAATGTCGCTTCAAGTTTTGCAAGCCGGATTAAGACAGGggttataataaatttatgtCATAAGGATGTAGGACCGTTTTTGGATGATGCTTTTACGGTATTTAGACAAAAAGTTAAAACTCTTTTGAAATCTAATAGAGTACTTAAAGTCAACACTACTTTGTGGGGGGAATTTATTAAAAAGACAGGTGACAGTGAGAGTTTAGATTTGATGCATTTTAGCACTAAAAATGTCATTATAGATAGTTATTCAACCGATTTACACATTTGGTTTAGCGAAAATGTCAaagataaaatttttaaaaaaatgtctgaATTTGCAGAAAAAGATTCAGGTGCCGCTCTCTCTAAAGTAATCTCATTAGAAGTTAACATCAATAAAGTCGAAATTGGGAACGGATCATCGTACATTAAACTTCCTGAGCAAATTCAAAAGCGTCGAGCAtgtataaatatcaaaaattacgatcaaaattgcttttattgGGCGATTATTAGCTCTTTTTATCCAGCTAAAATACATACAGAACGTACGTCGGCATATCCATATTACAGTACTGCGTTGAAAACGGAGGACTTGGAAGCTCCAATGCCTTTAAGTCATAtcacaaaatttgaaaaaataaatactatatcagtgaatgtttatgctttggaattaaatcaagttaaggaaAAACAATTTTACGACGTAGTACCTGCTAGACTTACACAAAACAAGcttgatagacatgtaaatttgcTTCTAattcaggataaatattttcCAAAGTTAAATGATTACGACGCTCCTCCTAGTGACGATgataatattgaaataaaatatcattattgCTGGATTAAAGATATGTCTAGGTTGTTAAGTTCTCAGTTAAGTAagaacacaaataaaaaatatatttgtgatCGTTGTATGAATTATTTTTCCAGCGGGAATAAACTTGCGGAGCACGAAGAGTTCTGCAGAGACATAAACAAATGTAAAATGACTGTTCCCAAATACGATGATGTTGCTTTTAGAAATTTCACATACAAACAAACCACTCCCTTTATCATATATGCtgattttgaatgtcagttacaTAATTTTACAGATTCTAATGTAAATCTGAACAAAACAACAAAATACCAAAAGCATGTACCTTATAGTGCAGGCTATTACTTAAAATGTGCTTACGATGACAGCTTATCATATTTTCGAAGCTACAGAGGTGAAAATTGTATGGAGTGGTTTGCAAAAGAAATGGCTGAAATATCCAAATTTGTCGATTCTAAAATAAAATCAATTGTACCTATGGTTAAAAAGCCTAGTACAAGTAAGGCAACTGCCTGTCATATTTGTGAGAAACGCTTTTTAGCTACAGATATAATTGTGGTAGATCATGATCATTTTACCGGAGAGGTAAGAGGATTTGCACACCAAGCATGCAATTTAAACTTCAGAAAGGTGTTTGTTGTGCCAGTAGCCTTCCATAATTTTAGTGGATATGACTCACATTTCATGATTATCGATTTATGCAAACATGGGCACCTGAGCTTACTTcctattaataaagaaaaatatatttcttttactCTACATTCAGATGAGCATAAAATTAGACTAAGATTTATCGATACTATGAGATTTATGGGAGCTTCACTCGATGAATTAGCATCACTTTTAGATACTTCAGAGAAGAAGATTTTAAAACAAGAATTTAATAGTTTAGATGATGATGCATTTAATTTATTAACTTGCAAAGGAGTATTTTGCTATGATTATG
Proteins encoded in this window:
- the LOC126889699 gene encoding uncharacterized protein LOC126889699 — its product is MIKEIVKQSDNLLLTIKRLRKIIFDKFTQNDAKVWLKRLNAHICKCNNLIKAKNLPVGTARKLQSNVGHFKHFRRIILNFNRHVGLGLNSKLRNRVKWENVASSFASRIKTGVIINLCHKDVGPFLDDAFTVFRQKVKTLLKSNRVLKVNTTLWGEFIKKTGDSESLDLMHFSTKNVIIDSYSTDLHIWFSENVKDKIFKKMSEFAEKDSGAALSKVISLEVNINKVEIGNGSSYIKLPEQIQKRRACINIKNYDQNCFYWAIISSFYPAKIHTERTSAYPYYSTALKTEDLEAPMPLSHITKFEKINTISVNVYALELNQVKEKQFYDVVPARLTQNKLDRHVNLLLIQDKYFPKLNDYDAPPSDDDNIEIKYHYCWIKDMSRLLSSQLSKNTNKKYICDRCMNYFSSGNKLAEHEEFCRDINKCKMTVPKYDDVAFRNFTYKQTTPFIIYADFECQLHNFTDSNVNLNKTTKYQKHVPYSAGYYLKCAYDDSLSYFRSYRGENCMEWFAKEMAEISKFVDSKIKSIVPMVKKPSTSKATACHICEKRFLATDIIVVDHDHFTGEVRGFAHQACNLNFRKVFVVPVAFHNFSGYDSHFMIIDLCKHGHLSLLPINKEKYISFTLHSDEHKIRLRFIDTMRFMGASLDELASLLDTSEKKILKQEFNSLDDDAFNLLTCKGVFCYDYVDSLEKLEETSLPTISHFYNKLCDEHISEQKYAHAQKVWSTFECKNLGEYSDLYLKTDILLLADVFEQFRQKCRDTYHLDPAWYYTIPGYTWDCMLRYTKCRLELLKDVDMILFIEKGIRGGISVCSNRFSEANNKYMSTYDPTQPSKYIMYLDVNNLYGWAMSEYLPFGGFKWIEDVTKFGVASKSTKLPKGHINIMSIPNAAKEGYFFQVDLEYPRELHDKHKDFPFAAEHRIPPGSKLPKLLPTLFNKSKYIIHYRNLKQALSNGLILTKIHKVLKFNQSAWLRPYIELNTNLRAASKSSFEKNLYKMMNNAVFGKTMENIRRHRTVKICKNWNGRYGAKNLIASIRFHSRTIFSENLVAIELTKSVVCFNKPLYIGAAILDISKLCMYDFHYSFMLPTMGEENCMLLYMDTDSFIYELQCLDAYKEVLKAHNSKFDTSDYSENNPYMIERLNKKIPGLMKDEANGKIITHFIGLRSKMYTFKLQTTDEEREKERERLKLKLNKEQIDCGIQNLGITKKAKGVKYNVVKNIITFEDFENCLKEYKIKSTNQRCIRSYQHSVFSIEQTKTALSPYDDKRYLIPESFKTLPWGHCDIP